One window from the genome of Terriglobia bacterium encodes:
- the dnaX gene encoding DNA polymerase III subunit gamma/tau has product MAYQVLARKYRPQRFSDVIGQEHVTRTLKNAIERGRIAHGYIFSGHRGIGKTTVARILAMALNCRSADHPVAEPCGVCESCTEIRAGNAVDVIEIDAATNRGIDEIRELREAARYRPARDRFKIWILDEAHQITDAAFNALLKTLEEPPSHVIFMLATTQPEDIPQTIRSRCQHFSFHAVRFDEIVKQLRDIASLERVSADDNALAMLAEAGDGSMRDALSIMDQAIACCGERLTADMVRQLVGAVPSEILERLMNAVAGNSAEDVLQQVDRLLTEGHNPAHFARQMARFLRNAMVAKVAGTESPLLQISADERARVGRVAEQFSEEDLARFLQIMLRTHSELGYKQEQRFHLELGLLKLVHAQRLLPLEQILSEAQPTPTVVRASDPRTRIGDAGRAGTSRAGSGSAGTSQPSPFEIDRARKSAASPEWDPPRTPKSQTSGAPDGTSTVRGGGHAVEYQAATAEPAVAVESAPESLEEVSAEVVRKAVLSALENADFRALGSSILEPGTYTLEGATLVFKVSVTQTVADMSMNAEAQRVANQAASSAAGRPIKVKVVGGAATNGGTRPAPRPTNGPGARRRAADDPVVRRMQEKFSAQIRTVIDHRERK; this is encoded by the coding sequence ATGGCCTACCAGGTCCTGGCACGCAAATACCGGCCGCAGCGCTTCTCCGACGTGATCGGGCAGGAGCACGTCACGCGCACCCTGAAGAACGCCATCGAGCGGGGGCGGATTGCACACGGATACATTTTCAGCGGGCATCGCGGGATCGGCAAAACCACGGTGGCGCGAATCCTGGCGATGGCGCTGAATTGCCGCTCGGCAGACCACCCGGTGGCGGAGCCGTGCGGGGTGTGCGAGTCGTGCACCGAGATTCGCGCCGGGAATGCCGTGGACGTCATCGAGATTGACGCCGCCACCAACCGCGGGATTGACGAGATTCGCGAGCTGCGCGAGGCAGCGCGCTATCGCCCGGCCCGCGACCGGTTCAAGATCTGGATCCTCGATGAAGCGCACCAGATTACCGACGCCGCGTTCAACGCGTTGCTGAAAACGCTGGAAGAGCCCCCCAGCCACGTCATTTTCATGTTGGCGACCACGCAGCCGGAGGACATTCCGCAAACCATCCGCTCGCGCTGTCAGCACTTCAGCTTTCACGCCGTGCGCTTTGACGAGATCGTGAAGCAGTTGCGCGACATCGCCTCGCTGGAGCGGGTCTCCGCCGACGACAACGCCCTCGCCATGCTGGCCGAGGCCGGCGACGGCTCCATGCGCGACGCGCTCTCCATCATGGACCAAGCGATTGCCTGCTGCGGCGAGCGGCTGACCGCGGACATGGTGCGGCAGTTGGTGGGCGCGGTGCCGTCGGAAATCCTGGAAAGACTGATGAACGCGGTCGCGGGGAATTCCGCCGAGGATGTGCTGCAGCAAGTGGACCGGCTGCTCACGGAGGGTCACAACCCAGCGCACTTCGCGCGCCAGATGGCGCGCTTTCTGCGCAATGCGATGGTGGCGAAGGTGGCGGGAACCGAGTCGCCACTGCTGCAGATTTCAGCGGACGAGCGGGCGCGGGTTGGGCGCGTGGCCGAGCAGTTCAGCGAAGAAGACCTGGCCCGCTTTCTACAGATCATGCTGCGGACGCACAGTGAGCTGGGATACAAGCAGGAGCAACGTTTTCATCTCGAGTTGGGATTGCTGAAGTTGGTGCACGCCCAGCGGCTGTTGCCGTTGGAGCAGATCTTGAGCGAAGCGCAGCCCACGCCAACTGTTGTGCGGGCCTCTGACCCGCGTACCCGGATCGGAGACGCGGGCCGCGCCGGAACTAGTCGCGCCGGTTCAGGTTCAGCCGGCACGTCCCAGCCGTCGCCGTTCGAGATCGATCGGGCGAGGAAGAGTGCGGCATCGCCCGAATGGGATCCGCCGCGGACGCCAAAGTCACAGACTAGTGGCGCGCCGGATGGAACTTCCACGGTTCGCGGCGGCGGACATGCGGTGGAGTACCAGGCGGCGACTGCCGAACCGGCGGTAGCGGTGGAGAGCGCGCCGGAGTCGTTGGAAGAGGTTTCCGCTGAGGTGGTGCGCAAGGCAGTCCTGAGCGCGCTGGAGAACGCCGACTTTCGGGCACTGGGGTCCAGCATCCTTGAGCCTGGTACCTATACTCTGGAGGGCGCTACGCTGGTGTTCAAAGTGTCGGTCACGCAGACGGTGGCGGACATGTCGATGAACGCCGAGGCCCAGCGCGTGGCGAACCAAGCGGCCAGCAGCGCCGCGGGGCGTCCGATCAAAGTGAAAGTGGTGGGTGGTGCGGCCACCAATGGCGGAACGCGACCGGCGCCTCGTCCGACGAATGGTCCGGGAGCGCGCCGCCGCGCCGCCGATGATCCCGTGGTGCGGCGCATGCAGGAGAAGTTCAGCGCGCAGATACGTACGGTCATTGATCATCGGGAGAGGAAGTAA
- a CDS encoding SpoIIE family protein phosphatase, producing the protein MSSMPATFLATDGATAPALLYVEGAEQRNIRMERLPFTIGRKTDKDLVIPDSRVSRDHAQIICEDGEYYVVDQNSRHGTFVNGIRCERHKLTRNDRIDFGARDGAYVVFDPDRPHTSSAAEFLSQISMMPGSTGSSDLEKLRLFLEAARKLNTTGVLSDVLMTLLDSTLKLTKAERGYVFLRGADGDLRLTAGRNAKGEALMDDSTISRSILEEAANTASEFMVSDTSSSSDLAGRNSIIAYDLRTVIAIPLRRTQTLFTEKSTDDDARRMVRGVLYLDSRFASRDISAVGHDILRAIATEAAALVENAYLVQAEEAARRYQQELTIAASIQQRLMTVSIPNVPFASIKATNLACKDVGGDFFDVVMTEHGLAVLVADVSGKGISAALLASILQGMIYSQLIANMPLAEIVSTANAFLCRKVMGQKYATLLLCRLTLDGELEYVNCGHVPPVLVAGGAIERPRSGNVPVGLLSGAEFECAKIKLQPGGRFVMVTDGVTEAEDAQGEFYGDERLEESANSDSPYDSIFSSVKSFCGDTPLSDDCTILELLYKGPLGASADQ; encoded by the coding sequence ATGTCCTCGATGCCGGCCACGTTCCTCGCCACTGACGGCGCCACCGCCCCGGCGCTGCTTTACGTCGAAGGCGCTGAGCAGCGCAACATCCGCATGGAGCGGCTGCCGTTCACCATCGGGCGCAAGACCGACAAGGATCTGGTGATCCCGGACTCGCGGGTATCGCGCGACCACGCGCAGATCATCTGTGAGGACGGCGAGTATTACGTCGTGGACCAGAACAGCCGGCACGGGACGTTCGTCAACGGCATCCGCTGCGAGCGTCATAAGCTGACACGCAACGACCGCATCGACTTCGGGGCGCGGGACGGCGCTTATGTGGTCTTCGACCCCGACCGCCCGCACACCAGCTCGGCCGCCGAATTTCTCAGCCAGATTTCCATGATGCCGGGCTCCACCGGCAGTTCCGACCTGGAAAAACTGCGGCTCTTCCTGGAAGCGGCGCGCAAACTCAACACCACCGGCGTGCTCTCCGACGTGCTGATGACGCTGCTGGACTCCACCCTGAAGCTGACCAAAGCGGAGCGCGGCTATGTCTTCCTGCGCGGCGCCGACGGCGACCTGCGATTGACTGCCGGACGCAATGCCAAGGGTGAAGCGCTGATGGACGACAGCACGATTTCCCGGTCCATCCTGGAGGAGGCGGCCAATACGGCCTCCGAGTTCATGGTGAGCGATACCAGTTCGTCCTCCGATCTGGCGGGACGCAACAGCATCATCGCCTATGACCTGCGGACCGTGATCGCGATCCCGCTGCGGCGCACGCAAACCCTGTTCACGGAAAAATCGACGGACGATGACGCCCGGCGGATGGTGCGCGGCGTGTTGTACCTGGACAGCCGGTTTGCCTCGCGCGACATCTCCGCCGTCGGCCACGATATCCTGCGCGCGATCGCCACGGAAGCTGCGGCGCTGGTGGAAAACGCCTACCTGGTGCAGGCCGAAGAAGCGGCACGGCGATATCAGCAGGAGTTGACCATCGCCGCCTCCATCCAGCAGCGGCTGATGACGGTGTCGATCCCGAACGTTCCCTTCGCCTCGATCAAGGCAACCAACCTGGCTTGCAAGGACGTCGGGGGCGATTTCTTCGACGTCGTCATGACCGAACACGGCTTGGCGGTGCTGGTGGCCGATGTTTCCGGCAAGGGCATTTCGGCGGCGCTGCTGGCCTCGATTCTGCAGGGCATGATCTATTCGCAACTCATTGCCAACATGCCGCTGGCCGAGATTGTCAGCACCGCGAACGCGTTCTTGTGCCGCAAGGTCATGGGGCAGAAATACGCCACCCTGTTGCTCTGCCGCTTGACGCTCGACGGCGAGCTGGAGTACGTGAATTGCGGACACGTGCCGCCCGTGCTGGTGGCCGGCGGCGCCATCGAGCGGCCGAGGTCCGGCAACGTACCGGTGGGCCTGCTGTCTGGGGCGGAGTTTGAGTGCGCGAAAATCAAGCTCCAGCCGGGCGGGCGCTTCGTCATGGTGACCGATGGCGTGACCGAGGCGGAAGACGCGCAGGGAGAATTCTACGGCGACGAGCGGCTGGAGGAGTCCGCGAACTCCGATTCACCCTACGACTCCATCTTTTCCAGCGTGAAATCATTCTGCGGTGACACGCCCCTGAGCGACGACTGCACCATCCTGGAGCTGCTCTATAAGGGGCCGCTTGGCGCCTCGGCCGATCAATGA
- the recR gene encoding recombination mediator RecR has translation MTKFAEPMARLIDELMKLPGIGAKSAQRLAFHILRSSDDDAEALAGAVRDIKARLRLCSVCNNITDVDPCSYCSSATRNQRLVCVVEEPTNIAAIEKTRQYNGVYHVLHGSVSPLHGVGPEHLRISNLVRRIDAGEVDEVILATNPTVEGEATAVYLSQQIKRPGVRVTRIATGIPAGSDIEYADEVTMLKSLEGRREI, from the coding sequence ATGACCAAGTTTGCCGAGCCGATGGCTCGACTAATTGACGAGTTGATGAAGCTGCCGGGCATCGGCGCCAAGAGCGCGCAGCGGCTGGCGTTTCACATCCTGCGCTCCAGTGACGACGACGCAGAGGCCTTGGCTGGCGCGGTGCGCGACATCAAGGCCCGGCTGCGGCTGTGTTCGGTGTGCAACAACATTACCGACGTCGATCCCTGCTCCTATTGCAGCAGTGCCACGCGCAACCAGCGCCTGGTGTGCGTGGTCGAGGAGCCCACCAATATCGCCGCCATCGAAAAGACACGGCAGTACAACGGCGTCTACCACGTCCTGCACGGATCCGTCTCTCCGCTGCACGGGGTAGGGCCGGAGCACCTGCGCATCTCCAACCTGGTGCGGCGGATTGATGCCGGCGAGGTGGACGAGGTCATCCTGGCGACCAACCCCACGGTTGAAGGCGAGGCCACGGCGGTTTACCTGTCGCAGCAGATCAAACGGCCTGGAGTGCGGGTCACGCGCATCGCCACCGGCATTCCCGCTGGCAGCGACATCGAATACGCCGACGAGGTCACCATGCTGAAGTCCCTCGAGGGGCGACGGGAAATCTGA
- a CDS encoding YbaB/EbfC family nucleoid-associated protein, whose translation MVGFNPKQLQELMSQAKRQYDDLQRKMQEIVVDASSGGGSVTVKMNGQKHVISITIDPETVKSGDVEMLQDLVTAAVNAAAHKVDEQMQSTVGGMLGGMGMPF comes from the coding sequence ATGGTCGGATTCAATCCAAAACAGCTTCAGGAATTAATGTCGCAGGCCAAGCGGCAGTACGACGACCTGCAACGCAAGATGCAGGAGATCGTAGTCGATGCCTCCTCCGGCGGCGGCTCGGTGACGGTGAAGATGAACGGGCAGAAGCACGTGATCTCCATCACCATTGACCCGGAGACGGTGAAGTCCGGCGACGTCGAGATGCTCCAAGACCTGGTGACCGCCGCGGTCAACGCCGCCGCACACAAGGTGGACGAGCAAATGCAGTCCACGGTCGGCGGCATGCTCGGTGGGATGGGAATGCCGTTTTAA
- a CDS encoding response regulator, whose product MTGTKGKPKVLVVDDEHVIADTLAIILNQHGFDASAVYTGTAAVERARRVKPDLIISDVIMPDMNGIEAAINIRKFLPACKILLFSGQAATADLLESARLQGHEFEILAKPVHPQDLLAKLRG is encoded by the coding sequence ATGACGGGTACGAAGGGCAAGCCTAAGGTGCTGGTGGTAGATGACGAGCACGTCATCGCCGACACACTGGCCATCATCCTCAACCAACATGGTTTCGACGCGTCGGCGGTCTATACCGGGACGGCGGCGGTAGAGCGCGCCCGCAGGGTTAAGCCCGATCTCATCATCAGCGACGTCATCATGCCTGACATGAATGGCATTGAGGCGGCCATCAACATCCGCAAATTTCTCCCCGCTTGCAAAATCCTGCTGTTTTCGGGACAGGCCGCCACCGCGGATTTGCTGGAGAGCGCCCGTTTGCAAGGTCACGAATTCGAGATCCTCGCCAAGCCCGTACACCCGCAGGACTTGCTGGCGAAGCTGCGCGGCTAA